The following proteins come from a genomic window of Aphelocoma coerulescens isolate FSJ_1873_10779 chromosome 29, UR_Acoe_1.0, whole genome shotgun sequence:
- the PTGES3 gene encoding prostaglandin E synthase 3: MQPASAKWYDRRDYVFIEFCVEDSKDVNVNFEKSKLTFSCLGGSDNFKHLNEIDLFNNIDPNESKHKRTDRSILCCLRKGESGQAWPRLTKERAKLNWLSVDFNNWKDWEDDSDEDMSNFDRFSEMMNNMGGDDDVDLPEVDGADDDSPDSDDEKMPDLE; the protein is encoded by the exons AT GCAGCCTGCCTCTGCAAAGTGGTACGACCGGAGGGACTACGTCTTTATCGAGTTCTGTGTTGAAGACAGCAAAGACGTAAATGTAAATTTTGAAAAGTCCAAACTCACGTTCAG TTGTCTTGGAGGAAGTGATAACTTTAAACATTTAAATGAAATCGATCTTTTTAATAATATCGATCCAAAT GAATCAAAGCATAAAAGAACAGACAGATCCATCTTGTGTTGTTTACGAAAAGGAGAGTCTGGTCAGGCATGGCCAAGGTTAACAAAAGAGAGGGCAAAG CTCAACTGGCTCAGCGTGGACTTCAACAACTGGAAAGACTGGGAAGATGACTCAGATGAAGACATGTCCAATTTCGATCGCTTTTCCGAG ATGATGAACAACATGGGAGGAGACGACGACGTAGACTTGCCAGAAGTAGATGGGGCAGATGAT gaCTCACCAGACAGTGATGATGAAA aaATGCCGGATCTGGAGTAA
- the BAZ2A gene encoding bromodomain adjacent to zinc finger domain protein 2A, whose product METNNHFNFTGLSSAPAASGPKPTPASGDSPFTHSSPLGFPLQGKSLNGGMNVNGFSTVSHPGTSGTFSPGSAPAGAQPLRAYDCLWDYAPYAPAGGLKDGGPPALGQFPLNGVAGGSRPASPGHGTNLRAAGQEFWGNGTAGPMGLNFDSQELYDSFHDQSFELMQNGPDGFYAAGQSSPILSSDTQSFPLAPDEPDPGQGDTDGAAKEMPTTIAENGGGLVGSQELEEAQPDLKICSYNGAAAGAGSLGPEGPVLAPRDRGCLGDASPIAPRLEDTHILSEDPLEPFESLARDPGTGDLYTMDDSQLVGDKSSLEEPPDLTASPPLHAGPFSLLPASSSPAPLLDGPSSPPALHGDSVELNSGDHAGLRESGSLELDPPLEPESPAPSAEEEEEEEEEEEEEEEEEGEEEEEEEEAADSCPETSAVPEGEGESEETAPLSASGAGDVPRRRIATQEEVRFPLQHGWRREVRIKKGNHRWQGETWYYGPCGKRMKQFPEVIKYLSRNMVQDVRREHFSFSPRMPVGDFYEERDTPEGVQWVKLSPEEIPGRIQAITGKRGRPRNAEKAKPKEPPAAKRGRGRPPKVRMVDLLSKTDARLLKRLEAQEVLSDEDKLKMSKIKKKMRRKAKNKQKQEAKAPRAKEAKKKSKAKEKKGKPEKGKDKARPKEKKGKGARKADKGLLAQRRLEERQRQQLILEEMKKPTEDMCLGDHQPLPAFSRIPGLVLPSRAFSDCLTVVEFLQSYGKVLGLEPARDVPTLGALQEGLLGVAPGAGQLQDLLVRLLQAALCDPGLPPYCQSLKILGEKVSEISLNRDTVSEVLRCFLTAHGAGAELCEGLRTKPFQALPPERKAAILVFLVNELNSSALIISEIDKTLENMSNYRKNKWIIEGRLRRLKVALAKKTGRPESEITGLEDGRRRRSSRLTEDAGLEMEEEEETRGRKSRREEEADTSASSVPELERQIEKLAKRQMFFRKKLLHSSQTLRAASLGQDRFRRRYWVLPHLGGIFVEGAEAAEVVAQEPPEEKVSPHVSPVKEEPAAVPVASRTSCPASASRARGRPRKSKEELAQHCGPCPAPVNGVLEEPEPLGQSQHDLSQSAFLSWLSQTQSSLLKDSVLTPASSPGKGDTGLPLPEAPSDPMEEEEEEEEEESAPEAVAKRGPWFNLLPRTPCDDRAPLATSSAEPSPRAPAAPRSQSRGEPPKGSARQLNGLPADDPTAPLLASTPVHAGPRAHGACPRSRGSLEKLQDVPGQPKRRGRPPTKFFKQMEQKYLTQLTEQPVPAEMQSGWWWLRDPEELEAVARALHPRGIREKALHKHLTKHKEFLREVCLRSTTDPIFHPRPESASTAVSQEALAQWSVPDRAYETDLGVLQWVEELEQRVLMADLQIRGWTCPSPDSTRDDLRYCEHKVEPLEDITVRSRRDGLPLRRELTNPLDLAVLRLAALEQNLERRYLKEPLWPLHEVVVEKAVLSGPEELSLGPTEIAYEITPRVRTWRQTLERCRSAAQVSLCIFQLEKSIAWEKSVNRVTCLVCRRGDDDEHLLLCDGCDRGCHLYCHRPRMTEVPEGDWFCSVCVARAGQYRDPVSPRRGKKRKRGRAAAGSPGEEEPSPRRRLAPRRREGLPVPRCPGEALAPPRRRSSALRGQPSDLTFCEIILMEMESHEDAWPFLEPVNPRLVPGYRKIIKNPMDFATMRTRLLRGGYSSSAEFAADALLVFDNCQTFNEDDSAVGRAGHAMRRFFQSRWEEFYQGKHAPNP is encoded by the exons ATGGAAACAAACAACCATTTTAACTTCACTGGCCTTTCCTCTGCACCCGCTGCCTCAGGACCGAAACCCACGCCTGCCTCAGGGGACTCCCCCTTCACCCACAGCTCCCCGCTCGGCTTCCCCCTGCAAGGGAAAA GTCTGAACGGGGGCATGAATGTCAATGGCTTCTCTACTGTATCGCACCCCGGTACTTCAGGGACGTTCTCGCCCGGCTCCGCGCCTGCCGGGGCCCAGCCCCTCCGCGCCTACGACTGCCTGTGGGACTACGCGCCCTACGCGCCCGCCGGCGGCCTCAAGGATGGGGGCCCGCCCGCCCTCGGACAGTTCCCCCTCAACGGCGTggccggggggtcccggccggcATCGCCGGGGCACGGCACCAACCTGCGGGCGGCCGGGCAGGAGTTCTGGGGCAACGGCACCGCCGGGCCCATGGGGCTGAACTTCGACTCGCAGGAGCTCTACGACTCCTTCCACGACCAGAGCTTCGAGCTGATGCAGAACGGGCCCGATGGCTTCTACGCGGCGGGTCAGTCCTCGCCCATCCTGAGCTCGGACACGCAGTCCTTCCCGCTGGCTCCGGACGAGCCGGACCCCGGCCAGGGAGACACTGACGGCGCAGCCAAAGAGATGCCCACCACCATCGCGGAGAACGGGGGTGGGCTGGTgggcagccaggagctggaggaggcacAGCCAG ACCTGAAGATCTGCAGCTACAACGGAGCCGCCGCCGGCGCGGGGTCGCTGGGGCCGGAAGGGCCCGTCCTGGCGCCCAGGGACCGCGGGTGCCTGGGGGACGCGTCGCCCATCGCCCCGCGGCTGGAGGACACCCACATCCTCAGCGAGGACCCCCTGGAGCCCTTCGAGTCCCTGGCCAGAG ACCCCGGCACCGGCGACCTGTACACGATGGACGACTCGCAGCTGGTGGGCGACAAGTCCTCCCTGGAGGAGCCCCCCGACCTGACCGCCAGCCCCCCGCTCCACGCCGGCCCCTTCAGCCTGCTGCCCGCCAGCTcctcgcccgccccgctgctcgATGGCCccagctcgccgcccgccctgcACG GCGACAGCGTCGAGCTGAACAGCGGCGACCACGCGGGGCTGCGGGAGTCGGGCTCCCTGGAGCTCGACCCTCCGCTGGAGCCGGAGTCTCCGGCCCCGTccgcagaggaggaggaggaggaggaggaggaagaggaggaggaggaggaggaggagggggaagaagaggaggaggaggaagaggctgccGACAGCTGCCCGGAGACTTCGGCTGTGccagaaggagagggagagagcgAGGAGACGGCCCCGCTGAGTGCCTCGGGGGCAG GTGATGTCCCTCGCCGGCGCATCGCCACGCAGGAGGAGGTGCGCTTCCCGCTGCAGCACGG GTGGAGGCGGGAGGTTCGGATCAAGAAGGGGAACCATCGCTGGCAGGGCGAGACCTGGTACTACGGCCCCTGCGGGAAGAGGATGAAGCAGTTCCCGGAGGTGATCAAG TACCTGAGCAGGAACATGGTGCAGGATGTCCGGCGCGAGCACTTCAGCTTCAGCCCCCGCATGCCCGTGGGAGACTTCTACGAGGAGCGGGACACGCCGGAG GGTGTGCAGTGGGTGAAGCTGAGCCCCGAGGAGATCCCCGGGCGCATCCAGGCCATCACGGGCAAGCGCGGCCGGCCCCGCAACGCCGAGAAGGCCAAGCCCAAGGAGCCTCCGGCTGCCAaacggggccggggccgcccgccCAAGGTCAGGATGGTGGATTTGCTGAGCAAGACGGACGCACGGCTGCTGAAGAGGCTGGAAGCACAAG AGGTGCTCAGCGACGAGGACAAGTTGAAAATGAGCAAGATCAAGAAGAAAATGAGGCGGAAG GCCAAGAACAAGCAGAAGCAGGAGGCCAAAGCCCCCAGGGCCAAGGAGGCCAAGAAGAAATCCAAG GCAaaggagaagaaggggaagcCGGAGAAGGGCAAGGACAAGGCCCGGCCCAAGGAGAAGAAGGGCAAGGGGGCTCGGAAGGCGGACAAGGGGCTGCTGGCCCAGCGGCGCCTGGAGgagcggcagcggcagcagctcaTCCTGGAGGAGATGAAAAAGCCCACGGAGGACATGTGCCTGGGAGACCACCAG CCCCTTCCAGCCTTCTCCCGCATCCCGGGGCTCGTCCTGCCCAGCCGCGCCTTCTCCGACTGCCTGACGGTGGTGGAGTTCCTGCAGAGCTACGGGaaggtgctggggctggagccagCCCGGGACGTGCCCACGCTGGGCGCGCtgcaggaggggctgctgggggtggcCCCCGGCGCGGGGCAGCTGCAGGACCTGCTGGTgcggctgctgcaggcagcgcTCTGCGACCCCGGGCTGCCGCCCTACTGCCAG tCCCTGAAGATCCTGGGGGAGAAAGTATCGGAGATCAGCCTGAACCGTGACACCGTGTCCGAGGTGCTGCGCTGCTTCCTGACGGCGCACGGGGCGGGCGCGGAGCTGTGCGAGGGGCTGCGCACCAAACCCTTCCAGGCGCTGCCCCCCGAGCGCAAAGCCGCCATCCTGGTCTTCCTGGTCAACGAGCTCAACAGCAGCGCCCTCATCatcag TGAGATCGACAAGACCTTGGAGAACATGTCCAACTACAGGAAGAACAAGTGGATCATCGAGGGCCGACTCCGCAG GCTGAAGGTCGCCCTGGCCAAGAAAACGGGCCGGCCCGAGTCGGAGATCACGGGGCTGGAGGACGGCCGGCGCCGGCGCAGCTCGCGCCTGACGGAGGACGCGGggctggagatggaggaggaggaggagacccGGGGGCGCAAATCCCGccgggaggaggag GCCGACACGTCCGCGTCCAGCGTGCCGGAGCTGGAACGGCAGATCGAGAAGCTGGCCAAG AGGCAGATGTTCTTCCGCAAGAAGCTGCTCCATTCCTCGCAGACCCTGCGTGCGGCGTCCCTGGGCCAGGACCGGTTCCGGCGGCGCTACTGGGTCTTGCCCCACCTGGGAGGAATCTTTGTGGAGGGCGCGGAGG CAGCTGAGGTGGTGGCTCAGGAGCCCCCGGAGGAGAAGGTGTCCCCACACGTGTCCCCAGTGAAGGAGGAGCCGGCGGCCGTGCCCGTTGCCAGCCGGACGAGCTGCCCGGCCTCGGCCTCGCGCGCCCGCGGGCGGCCCCGGAAGAGCAAAGAGGAGCTGGCGCAGCACTGCggaccctgccctgccccggtCAACggggtcctggaggagccggAGCCGCTGGGGCAGAGCCAGCACGACCTCAGCCAGTCTGCCTTCCTGTCCTGGCTGAGCCAGACCCAGTCGTCCCTGCTCAAGGACTCCGTCCTCACCCCGGCCAGCAGCCCCGGcaagggggacacggggctgccGCTGCCCGAGGCCCCCTCGGACCccatggaggaggaagaggaggaggaggaggaggagagtgcCCCGGAGGCCGTGGCAAAGCGGGGGCCCTGGTTCAACCTGCTGCCCCGCACGCCCTGTGACGACCGAGCCCCTCTCGCTACCTCCTCAGCCGAGCCCTCGCCGcgagcccccgcagccccccgcaGCCAGAGCCGTGGGGAGCCCCCCAAGGGCTCGGCACGGCAG ctGAACGGCCTCCCCGCAGACGACCCCACGGCTCCCCTGCTCGCCTCCACGCCGGTGCACGCCGGCCCCAGGGCCCACGGCGCTTGCCCCCGCAGCCGGGGCAGCCTGGAAAAGCTCCAGGATGTGCCGGGACAACCCAAGCGCCGAGGGAGACCCCCCACCAAATTCTTCAAGCAGATGGAGCAGAAGTACCTGACGCAGCTGACGGAGCAGCCGGTGCCCGCCG AGATGCAGAGTGGGTGGTGGTGGCTGCGGGACCCCGAGGAGCTGGAGGCCGTGGCGCGGGCGCTGCACCCGCGCGGCATCCGGGAGAAGGCCCTGCACAAGCATCTCACCAAGCACAAGGAGTTCCTGCGTGAGGTTTGCCTCCGGAGCACCACCG ACCCCATCTTCCACCCGCGCCCGGAGTCGGCCTCCACCGCGGTGTCTCAGGAAGCCCTGGCGCAGTGGTCAGTGCCAGACAGAGCCTACGAGACCGACCTGGGCGTCCTGCAGTgggtggaggagctggagcagcgcgtCCTCATGGCCGACCTGCAGATCCGG GGCTGGACGTGTCCCAGCCCGGACTCGACGCGGGACGACCTGCGCTACTGCGAGCACAAAGTGGAGCCCCTGGAGGACATCACGGTGCGGAGCCGGCGGGACGGGCTCCCGCTGCGCCGGGAGCTCACCAACCCCCTGGACCTGGCCGTGCTCCGGCTCGCGGCGCTGGAGCAGAACCTGGAGCGCCGCTACCTGAAGGAGCCGCTGTGGCCGCTGCACGAGGTGGTGGTGGAGAAAGCGGTGCTGAGCGGCCCCGAGGAGCTCAGCTTGGGCCCCACCGAGAT CGCCTACGAGATCACGCCGCGGGTGCGGACGTGGCGGCAGACGCTGGAGCGGTGCCGCAGCGCGGcccaggtgtccctgtgcatcttccagctggagaaatCCATCGCCTGGGAGAAGTCCGTGAACAGAGTG ACCTGCCTGGTTTGCCGGCGAGGGGACGACGACGAGCACCTGCTGCTGTGCGACGGCTGCGACCGCGGCTGCCACCTCTACTGCCACCGGCCCCGCATGACAGAGGTGCCCGAGGGCGACTGGTTCTGCTCCGTCTGCGTGGCCCGG GCAGGGCAGTACCGGGACCCCGTCTCCCCGCGGCGCGGCAAGAAGCGGAAACGGGGCCGTGCGGCGGCGGGGAGCCCCGGCGAGGAGGAGCCGAGCCCGAGGCGCCGCCTGGCCCCGCGCCGCCGGGAGGGGCTGCCCGTGCCCCGGTGCCCCGGCGAGGCTCTGGCCCCCCCCCGCCGGAGGAGCTCGGCCCTGCGGGGCCAGCCCAGCGACCTGACCTTCTGCGA GATCATCCTGATGGAGATGGAGTCGCACGAGGACGCGTGGCCCTTCCTGGAGCCCGTGAACCCCCGGCTGGTCCCCGGCTACCGCAAGATCATCAAGAACCCCATGGACTTCGCCACCATGCGCACGAGGCTGCTGCGGGGCGG GTACTCGAGCTCGGCGGAGTTCGCGGCCGACGCCCTTTTGGTGTTCGACAACTGCCAGACCTTCAACGAGGACGACTCCGCCGTGGGCCGCGCCGGCCACGCCATGCGCCGGTTCTTCCAGAGCCGGTGGGAGGAATTTTATCAGGGAAAACACGCTCCGAACCCGTGA
- the ATP5F1B gene encoding ATP synthase subunit beta, mitochondrial: MLGLAGRAAAAAAAAARPLLPRGATPGRDLLPLLLGRGAAPAAAAVGARRDYAAQAAPAAKAGSTTGRIVAVIGAVVDVQFDEGLPPILNALEVQGRETRLVLEVAQHLGENTVRTIAMDGTEGLVRGQKVLDSGAPIRIPVGPETLGRIMNVIGEPIDERGPITTKQFAAIHAEAPEFVEMSVEQEILVTGIKVVDLLAPYAKGGKIGLFGGAGVGKTVLIMELINNVAKAHGGYSVFAGVGERTREGNDLYHEMIESGVINLKDATSKVALVYGQMNEPPGARARVALTGLTVAEYFRDQEGQDVLLFIDNIFRFTQAGSEVSALLGRIPSAVGYQPTLATDMGTMQERITTTRKGSITSVQAIYVPADDLTDPAPATTFAHLDATTVLSRAIAELGIYPAVDPLDSTSRIMDPNIVGPEHYDVARGVQKILQDYKSLQDIIAILGMDELSEEDKLTVARARKIQRFLSQPFQVAEVFTGHMGKLVPLKETIKGFKQILAGEYDHLPEQAFYMVGPIEEAVAKAEKLAEEHA, translated from the exons ATGTTGGGGCTCGCGGGtcgtgccgccgccgccgccgccgccgcggctcGGCCGCTGCTGCCCCGCGGGGCCACCCCGGGCCGGgacctcctcccgctcctcctcggccgcggggccgccccggccgccgccgccgtcgggGCGC GACGGGACTATGCCGCCCAGGCAGCCCCCGCCGCCAAGGCCGGCTCCACCACCGGCCGCATCGTGGCCGTCATCGGGGCCGTGGTGGATGTGCAGTTCGACGAGGGGCTGCCCCCCATCCTGAACGCCCTTGAGGTGCAGGGCAGGGAGACTCGGCTGGTGCTGGAGGTGGCTCAGCACCTGG GGGAGAACACTGTGCGCACCATTGCCATGGACGGCACAGAAGGGCTGGTGAGGGGACAGAAGGTGCTGGACTCTGGGGCTCCCATCCGCATCCCCGTGGGCCCTGAGACCCTGGGCAGGATCATGAATGTCATCGGGGAACCCATCGACGAGAGGGGCCCCATCACGACCAAACA gttTGCTGCTATCCACGCCGAGGCCCCCGAATTCGTGGAGATGAGTGTCGAGCAGGAGATCCTGGTGACAGGGATCAAGGTCGTGGATCTGTTGGCTCCCTACGCCAAGGGTGGCAAGATCG GTTTGTTTGGAGGTGCTGGTGTCGGCAAGACCGTGCTGATCATGGAGCTGATCAACAACGTGGCCAAGGCCCACGGTGGTTACTCGGTGTTCGCCGGCGTGGGCGAGAGAACCCGCGAGGGCAACGACTTGTACCACGAGATGATCGAGTCTGGGGTCATCAACCTGAAAGATGCCACTTCCAAG GTTGCCCTGGTCTACGGGCAGATGAACGAGCCCCCGGGCGCCCGTGCCAGGGTGGCCCTGACGGGGCTGACGGTGGCCGAGTACTTCAGGGACCAGGAGGGTCAGGATGTGCTGCTCTTCATCGACAACATCTTCCGCTTCACCCAGGCCGGCTCCGAG gtgtcagccctgctgggcagaATCCCCTCGGCCGTGGGCTACCAGCCCACGCTGGCCACTGACATGGGCACCATGCAGGAGCGCATCACCACCACGCGCAAGGGCTCCATCACCTCGGTGCAG gcCATTTATGTGCCGGCCGACGACTTGACTGACCCTGCGCCTGCCACCACCTTTGCCCACTTGGATGCCACCACGGTGTTGTCCCGTGCCATCGCCGAGCTGGGCATCTACCCGGCCGTGGACCCCCTGGACTCCACCTCCCGCATCATGGACCCCAACATCGTGGGCCCCGAGCACTACGACGTGGCTCGGGGTGTGCAGAAGATCCTGCAG gacTATAAGTCACTGCAGGACATCATCGCCATCCTGGGCATGGACGAGCTGTCCGAGGAGGACAAACTGACCGTGGCCCGCGCCCGCAAGATCCAGCGGTTcctgtcccagcccttccaggTGGCCGAGGTCTTCACTGGCCACATGGGCAAGTTGGTGCCACTCAAAGAGACCATCAAGGGCTTCAAGCAGATCCTGGCAG GTGAATACGACCACCTGCCTGAGCAGGCCTTCTACATGGTGGGCCCCATCGAGGAGGCGGTGGCCAAGGCAGAGAAGCTGGCAGAGGAACATGCCTGA
- the NACA gene encoding nascent polypeptide-associated complex subunit alpha yields MKAAPTAASVGAAPLAPLPACGAAPAPLPAAGAAPAPFPASGTAPSPLLPPPSRPLLASPPPVSPSLLPAPTMAVCPQSPGSPPLPTVPVSPGIPASTPLASVPASPQAPAPTQCPALVGAISPPIFLAAPKAPLSPPIPLLPAGMSPGHPAAAPPGPAPGAPVSPLVPVAPSVAKACPVGPVPVVPAVGHPVPPSVARTSPGSPAPQAAPVAAAAPVAPALSTPALGAAVSVPGPPASPMLPAAAPVPAVPSASCPPVTPAMAAPAIPPVAKPASGSPVTAPAAPSVPVTPAVAALATPPVAKPAPGSPVTAPAAPSVPVTSAVAALATPPVAKPAPGSPVTAPAAPSVPVTPAVAALATPPVAKPAPGSPVTAPAAPSVPVTPAVAALATPPVAKPAPGSPVTAPAAPSVPVTPAVAALATPPVAKPASGSPVIAPAAPSVPVTLAMAAPATPPVAKTPPLSPVTAPAVPSVPVTSPVAPLATPPVAKTSPAAPVTPAMAAPPSPAVPPAAKDAPQGPIAAPAATPTPPSPAPATPPAAKAAPKSPVAAPPSPATPAPATPAPAPPPAAPPAAKTPPKSPAKATPAPAIPTEDKAPPKSPAKATPAPAIPTEDKAPPKSPVKATPAPAIPTEDKAPPKSPVKATPAPAIPTEDKAPPKSPVKATPAPASPGEAKKSPKGSPVTAPSVPVAPAPLAPAAPAEAKAPPKSPVKATPAPASPAEAKAPPKSPVKATPAPATPAAVKAPPESPVTATPAPAAPPAAKAPPKSPVKATPTPAAPATPAEAKTPPKSPVKATPAPVAPAEAKAPPKSPVKATPSPATPAEAKTPPAPAQAPPKSPVTATPAPAAPPAAKTPPKSPAKTTPAPSTPAAAKAPPKSPAKATPAPVAPAEAKTPPKSPAKATPAPVTPAEAKTPSKSPVKATPAPATPAEAKTPPKSPVKATPSPATPAEAKTPSKSPAEAKASPKSPVKAAPTPAAPAPAPAAATGVPGAPPKPPTPTKADAGRPGSAPSAPPAKKQQPLPNNKVAKPAARPPQPKPPSKAPLGADDEDLPPLLPPEPPVLLELSPPAGVPAPPAPQPVLKNDKGICGRGLPCAWSVTGCPRDTNPARGPGVSG; encoded by the coding sequence ATGAAagctgctcccactgctgcctctgtgggagctgcacccctggccccgcTCCCCGCTTGTGGAGCGgccccagctcctctccctgccgctggagcagccccagcccctttccctgcctctggaaCAGCCCCATCCCCTCTCCTACCTCCCCCATCCCGTCCCCTTCTGGCATCTCCCCCACCAGTGTCTCCCagtttgctgcctgctcccaccaTGGCAGTGTGTCCCCAGAGCCCGGGATCACCCCCACTTCCCACAGTCCCAGTGTCTCCTGGAATTCCTGCTTCCACGCCACTGGCTTCTGTTCCAGCCTctccccaagccccagctccaaccCAGTGCCCGGCCCTGGTCGGTGCCATCTCTCCACCCATCTTCCTAGCTGCCCCCAAAGCTCCCTTGTCACCCCCTATCcctctgctgccagctgggatgtcccctgggcatcctgctgctgccccaccgggcccagcccctggtgccCCAGTCTCACCactggtcccagttgctccttCTGTTGCCAAGGCCTGTCCCGTGGGCCCTGTCCCGGTGGTCCCAGCTGTGGGACACCCAGTCCCTCCCTCAGTGGCCAGGACCTCTCCTGGGAGTCCGGCCCCTCAGGCAGCGCCTGTAGCTGCGGCAGCTCCCGTGGCTCCTGCCCTGTCCACgcctgctctgggagctgccGTCTCTGTCCCAGGGCCTCCAGCGAGTCCCatgctccctgcagcagctcctgtgcctgctgtcccctctgccAGCTGCCCCCCTGTCACACCGGCCATGGCAGCTCCTGCCATTCCTCCTGTAGCCAAACCAGCTTCTGGGAGCCCGGTCActgccccagctgctccctctgtccctgtcacaccAGCAGTGGCAGCTCTGGCCACCCCTCCTGTAGCCAAACCAGCTCCTGGGAGCCCGGTCactgccccagctgccccctctgtccctgtcacatCAGCAGTGGCAGCTCTGGCCACCCCTCCTGTAGCCAAACCAGCTCCTGGGAGCCCGGTCactgccccagctgccccctctgtccctgtcacaccAGCAGTGGCAGCTCTGGCCACCCCTCCTGTAGCCAAACCAGCTCCTGGGAGCCCAGTCactgccccagctgccccctctgtccctgtcacaccAGCAGTGGCAGCTCTGGCCACCCCTCCTGTAGCCAAACCAGCTCCTGGGAGCCCGGTCActgccccagctgctccctctgtccctgtcacaccAGCAGTGGCAGCTCTGGCCACCCCTCCTGTAGCCAAACCAGCTTCTGGGAGCCCGGTCAttgccccagctgctccctctgtcCCTGTTACGCTGGCCATGGCAGCTCCAGCCACCCCTCCTGTTGCCAAAACACCTCCCCTGAGCCCAGTCActgccccagctgtcccctctgtccctgtcacatCGCCTGTGGCACCTCTGGCCACCCCTCCTGTGGCTAAAACAtctcctgctgcccctgtcACACCAGCCATGGCAGCTCCACCCTCCCCAGCTGTCCCTCCCGCAGCCAAAGATGCTCCCCAGGGCCCTATTGCTGCCCCAGCTGCCACTCCAactcctcccagcccagctccagccacccCACCTGCAGCCAAAGCTGCTCCCAAGAGCCCTGTTGCTGCTCCCCCATCCCCTgccaccccagcccctgccaccccagctcctgcacctccaccagctgctcccccagcagccaaaacacccccaaagagCCCTGCCAAAgccaccccagctccagccatccccacTGAGGACAAGGCACCTCCAAAGAGCCCTGCCAAAGCCactccagctccagccatccccacTGAGGACAAGGCACCTCCAAAGAGCCCTGTCAAAGCCactccagctccagccatccccacTGAGGACAAGGCACCCCCAAAGAGCCCTGTCAAAGCCactccagctccagccatccccacTGAGGACAAGGCACCTCCAAAGAGCCCTGTCAAAGCCACCCCAGCTCCAGCTTCCCCCGGAGAAGCCAAGAAGTCTCCCAAGGGCAGCCCTGTCACTGCCCCATCTGTTCCTGTGGCTCCAGCGCCGttggctccagctgctcctgctgaggcCAAGGCACCCCCAAAGAGTCCTGTCAAAGCCACCCCAGCTCCAGCTTCCCCTGCTGAGGCCAAGGCACCCCCAAAGAGTCCTGTCAAAgccaccccagctccagccacccCTGCTGCAGTCAAAGCACCCCCAGAAAGCCCCGTTACAGccaccccagctccagctgcccccCCTGCAGCCAAGGCACCCCCAAAGAGCCCTGTCAAAGCCACCCCaacccctgcagctccagccaccCCTGCTGAggccaaaacacccccaaagagCCCTGTCAAAGCCACCCCAGCTCCAGTGGCCCCTGCTGAGGCCAAGGCACCCCCAAAGAGCCCTGTCAAAGCCACCCCATCTCCAGCCACCCCTGCTGAGGCCAaaacacctccagctcctgcccaggcACCTCCCAAGAGCCCTGTTACAGccaccccagctccagctgctcccccagcagccaaaacacccccaaagagCCCTGCCAAAACCACCCCAGCTCCATccacccctgctgctgccaaagcACCCCCAAAGAGTCCTGCCAAAGCCACCCCAGCTCCAGTGGCCCCTGCTGAggccaaaacacccccaaagagCCCTGCCAAAGCCACCCCAGCTCCAGTGACCCCTGCTGAGGCCAAAACACCCTCAAAGAGCCCTGTCAAAgccaccccagctccagccacccCTGCTGAggccaaaacacccccaaagagCCCTGTCAAAGCCACCCCATCTCCAGCCACCCCTGCTGAGGCCAAAACGCCCTCAAAAAGCCCTGCTGAGGCCAAGGCATCTCCTAAGAGCCCTGTCAAGGCCGCTCcaactcctgcagctccagccccagctcctgctgcagccacgGGTGTTCCTGGTGCCCCTCCGAAGCCCCCAACCCCTACAAAAGCTGATGCCGGCCGTCCCGGCTCTGCCCCGAGCGCTCCCCCTgccaagaagcagcagcccctccccaaTAACAAGGTGGCCAAGCCGGCCGCTCGCCCCCCCCAGCCCAAGCCCCCCTCGAAGGCCCCGCTCGGCGCTGACGACGAGGACCTGCCGCCTCTGCTCCCCCCCGAGCCGCCCGTGCTGCTGGAGCTCTCTCCCCCcgcgggggtcccggccccCCCGGCGCCGCAGCCCGTCCTCAAGAATGACAAGGGTATTTGCGGCCGCGGTTTGCCGTGTGCATGGAGTGTCACTGGCTGCCCACGGGATACTAACCCCGCCCGGGGCCCCGGCGTGTCGGGGTAG